The following are from one region of the Nostoc cf. commune SO-36 genome:
- the map gene encoding type I methionyl aminopeptidase → MNIFSNLLSQATQPAPAKKQRRGIEIKSPREIEIMRQSATIVATVLKEISELVKPGMTTADLDAYAEKRIREMGATPSFKGYHGFPGSICSSINNEAVHGIPSPKKVIRVGDVLKVDTGAYYQGFHGDSCISIAVGEVTQEAAKLICVAEEALYKGIEQVKAGAYLLDLAGAIEDHVKVNGFSIVEEFTGHGVGRNLHEEPSVFNYRTREMPNVKLRAGMTLAIEPILNAGSRHTRTLSDRWTAVTVDNSLSAQFEHTVLVTETGYEILTDRSKL, encoded by the coding sequence ATGAACATTTTCAGTAACTTACTTTCTCAAGCTACTCAGCCTGCACCCGCAAAAAAACAGCGCCGAGGAATTGAAATTAAATCGCCGCGTGAAATTGAAATCATGCGGCAATCAGCGACAATTGTGGCAACTGTTTTAAAAGAAATTTCTGAGCTAGTAAAGCCAGGAATGACCACAGCTGATTTGGATGCTTATGCAGAAAAACGCATCCGCGAAATGGGAGCTACACCAAGTTTTAAAGGATATCACGGTTTTCCTGGTTCTATCTGTTCCAGTATTAACAATGAAGCAGTGCATGGCATACCTAGTCCCAAGAAAGTGATTCGGGTGGGAGATGTATTAAAAGTAGATACTGGTGCTTATTATCAAGGCTTTCATGGTGATTCTTGCATTTCAATTGCTGTCGGTGAAGTAACCCAAGAAGCTGCTAAACTAATTTGCGTAGCAGAAGAAGCTTTATATAAGGGCATTGAACAAGTTAAGGCGGGTGCATACCTACTTGACTTAGCTGGAGCAATTGAAGACCATGTGAAAGTTAACGGCTTTAGTATAGTCGAAGAGTTCACTGGACACGGTGTCGGTCGAAATTTACATGAAGAACCTTCAGTATTCAACTACCGTACCCGCGAAATGCCAAATGTTAAACTCCGTGCGGGGATGACGCTGGCAATTGAGCCAATTTTAAATGCGGGTTCTAGACACACGCGAACATTATCTGACCGTTGGACAGCAGTGACTGTAGATAATTCTCTGTCGGCTCAGTTTGAGCATACAGTATTAGTGACAGAGACAGGTTATGAGATTTTGACTGACCGTTCTAAGTTGTAA